In Hoeflea ulvae, one genomic interval encodes:
- a CDS encoding branched-chain amino acid ABC transporter permease: MNPQAIIDGLISGSTIGLGAIGLTLTYSILRFANFTHGDFLAWGAYLTLTVAGVLGGLAAGLGAPLTPFSFGWGLPLAVLGGVVLTVALALGLDRVLFGRLRARGADAIIIVMASFGASMALRSLLEFIFTAKPAYFTKALQIAKPLGLGMRATPDQLLVIGLTAVLVLMLHLLVTHSAIGRAMRAVSENPALAGVFGVDVDKVVRVTWIIGASMACLAGVMAGLLVQIRPYMGFDLLLPLFAAAILGGIGSIPGAMLGGLIIGLTEAFAVQIIGAEWRAAISFIILVLVLMLRPQGLFGRKGA, from the coding sequence ATGAACCCGCAAGCCATCATCGACGGGCTGATATCCGGATCGACCATCGGACTGGGCGCCATCGGCCTGACGCTCACCTATTCCATCCTTCGCTTTGCCAATTTCACCCATGGCGATTTTCTCGCTTGGGGCGCCTATCTCACGCTGACCGTTGCCGGTGTGCTGGGCGGACTGGCAGCCGGTCTCGGTGCACCGCTCACGCCCTTCAGCTTTGGCTGGGGCCTGCCGCTTGCCGTGCTCGGCGGCGTCGTGCTCACCGTGGCGCTGGCGCTCGGGCTTGACCGCGTCCTGTTCGGCCGGTTGCGCGCCCGCGGCGCCGACGCCATCATCATCGTCATGGCAAGCTTCGGCGCCTCCATGGCGCTCAGATCGCTGCTCGAATTCATCTTCACGGCAAAGCCCGCCTATTTCACCAAGGCCCTGCAGATCGCCAAGCCATTGGGGCTGGGCATGCGCGCCACCCCGGACCAGCTTCTGGTTATCGGTCTGACCGCTGTTCTGGTGCTGATGCTGCATCTGCTGGTCACGCATTCCGCCATCGGACGGGCAATGCGCGCGGTCTCGGAGAACCCGGCGCTTGCCGGCGTGTTCGGGGTGGATGTCGACAAGGTGGTGCGCGTCACCTGGATCATCGGCGCCAGCATGGCCTGTCTGGCCGGCGTCATGGCGGGATTGCTGGTGCAGATCCGGCCCTATATGGGCTTTGACCTGTTGCTGCCGCTGTTTGCCGCAGCCATTCTCGGCGGCATCGGCTCCATTCCCGGCGCCATGCTCGGAGGCCTGATCATCGGCCTGACCGAAGCCTTCGCGGTGCAGATCATCGGCGCCGAATGGCGCGCCGCCATCTCCTTCATCATTCTCGTTCTGGTGCTGATGTTGCGCCCGCAGGGCCTCTTCGGCCGAAAGGGGGCTTGA
- a CDS encoding TIGR04076 family protein, with product MSKDDGFELWDLKVEVVAPEGAKIWCGAHVGDYFELQGEMLFLPPGQGISIYSLASVLPLLAAKQRQTDSNDWMSTDAEIACPDPHCPSRLKITRTKLRRFNHADTTAVPLGDNDANV from the coding sequence ATGAGCAAGGATGACGGGTTCGAGCTGTGGGACCTCAAGGTCGAGGTGGTGGCTCCCGAAGGGGCAAAGATCTGGTGCGGCGCTCATGTCGGCGATTATTTCGAACTGCAGGGCGAAATGCTGTTTCTGCCTCCCGGGCAGGGCATATCGATCTATTCGCTGGCTTCGGTGCTGCCGCTGCTGGCTGCCAAGCAACGGCAGACGGATTCGAATGACTGGATGTCCACCGATGCGGAAATCGCCTGTCCCGATCCGCACTGTCCTTCGCGGCTGAAGATCACCCGGACCAAATTGCGGCGTTTCAATCACGCCGACACAACTGCCGTGCCCTTGGGAGACAATGATGCAAATGTTTGA
- a CDS encoding branched-chain amino acid ABC transporter permease, translating into MEILAYAAFFLTVALTYAIMCLGLNVQWGQTGLFNVGIAGFVGIGAYVSAALTTPDVAERIGGFGLPIAVGWLAAMAAGGLLALAVGLLTLRMRSDYLAITTFGIAVALQLVFQNAESLTGGAFGMAFIPRPFAGLQGQAFAFNVINLALTAAVVLVCYLLLEHLLRSPWGRALRAVREDETAAQALGKNPVLLRIQAFALGGVIMALAGAVQAHFIGFIAPGNYLPMMTFQVWAMLIVGGSGNNRGAILGAVLVWAIWALSGALISEVFPADQQARAASLQIVAIGVMLCVILLWRPQGILPEVRSVSRHLGRRNKDR; encoded by the coding sequence ATGGAAATTCTCGCCTATGCCGCCTTCTTTCTTACCGTGGCACTGACCTATGCGATTATGTGCCTGGGCCTGAATGTGCAGTGGGGACAAACCGGCCTGTTCAATGTCGGCATCGCCGGCTTCGTCGGGATCGGCGCCTATGTGTCGGCGGCCCTGACCACGCCGGATGTGGCCGAGCGCATCGGCGGTTTCGGCCTGCCGATCGCCGTCGGCTGGCTTGCGGCAATGGCTGCGGGCGGCTTGCTGGCGCTGGCCGTCGGGCTGCTGACGCTGAGAATGCGGTCTGACTATCTGGCCATCACCACCTTCGGCATTGCGGTTGCGCTGCAACTGGTTTTCCAGAACGCCGAAAGCCTCACCGGCGGCGCATTCGGAATGGCCTTTATCCCGCGGCCCTTTGCCGGGCTGCAGGGACAGGCCTTCGCCTTCAATGTCATCAATCTGGCGCTGACCGCAGCCGTGGTGCTGGTGTGTTATCTGCTGCTCGAACACCTCCTGCGCAGCCCCTGGGGCCGGGCCCTGCGGGCGGTGCGCGAAGATGAAACCGCCGCACAGGCCCTGGGCAAGAACCCGGTGCTGTTGCGGATCCAGGCTTTTGCGCTGGGCGGCGTCATCATGGCCCTTGCCGGCGCGGTTCAAGCCCATTTCATCGGCTTCATTGCACCGGGCAATTACCTGCCGATGATGACCTTCCAGGTCTGGGCCATGCTGATCGTCGGCGGCTCGGGCAACAATCGCGGAGCCATTCTCGGTGCCGTGCTTGTCTGGGCGATCTGGGCGCTGTCGGGTGCATTGATTTCGGAAGTCTTCCCGGCCGATCAGCAGGCCCGCGCCGCATCGCTGCAGATCGTGGCCATCGGGGTCATGCTGTGCGTCATTCTTCTCTGGCGGCCGCAGGGCATTTTGCCCGAGGTGCGCTCTGTCTCGCGCCATCTCGGCCGTCGCAACAAGGACCGGTGA
- a CDS encoding MipA/OmpV family protein, with translation MTLHTLRIRTTMLGLGAAMLMLPVTGTASAQDATVPGIGFELGLGGVVAPSYEGSSRYLLSPYPIISFNYLRLGNGFSLGGGDGQGLSFKPSFGYIGERDASDEPALAGMNTVDDSIELGAGLKYTAGPVSVFGELRYGVTGHNGVVGEIGADYAIMPIDALTLSLGPRLSFASSDYTNTYFGVTAAESVTSGFAAYNAGGGIKSAGIEANVRYDFNDNWAGEAGASWNRLVGDAADSPLIAAGSKDQYTAKIGLIRKFQFDF, from the coding sequence ATGACCCTGCACACCCTGCGTATCAGAACCACCATGCTTGGCCTTGGCGCTGCGATGTTGATGCTGCCCGTGACGGGCACGGCGTCTGCACAGGATGCGACTGTTCCCGGGATCGGTTTCGAACTCGGACTGGGTGGCGTGGTGGCGCCAAGCTATGAAGGCTCGAGCCGCTATCTGCTGAGCCCGTACCCGATCATCAGCTTCAACTATCTCCGGCTTGGCAACGGTTTTTCGCTCGGTGGCGGTGACGGCCAGGGCCTGTCCTTCAAGCCGTCCTTCGGCTATATCGGCGAACGCGACGCCAGCGATGAGCCGGCATTGGCCGGCATGAACACCGTTGATGATTCAATCGAACTTGGCGCCGGTCTGAAATACACCGCCGGCCCGGTCAGCGTCTTTGGCGAACTGCGCTATGGCGTGACCGGACACAATGGCGTGGTTGGCGAAATCGGCGCCGATTATGCGATCATGCCGATAGACGCTCTGACCCTGTCCCTGGGGCCGCGGCTGTCCTTTGCCTCTTCGGACTACACCAACACCTATTTCGGTGTGACGGCTGCGGAATCGGTCACGTCCGGATTCGCCGCCTACAATGCCGGCGGCGGCATCAAATCGGCGGGCATCGAAGCCAATGTCCGCTACGACTTCAACGACAACTGGGCTGGCGAAGCCGGTGCGAGCTGGAACCGCCTGGTCGGCGATGCAGCCGATTCGCCGTTGATCGCCGCAGGCTCGAAGGATCAGTACACCGCCAAGATCGGCCTGATCCGCAAGTTCCAGTTCGACTTCTGA
- a CDS encoding GntR family transcriptional regulator: MNIQANTGMDESGLNRLSPVGRETVQDRIYRQLRDALIQGRFDAGEIFLAGDVAQRMSVSSMPVREALARLVSERALEAMANRRVRVPLLSLERARDIAQARTLIEGELAARAIDNLSGAEIDRLEVLTEDYDQAREAEDITLLNHAFHFHLYEAAGSSVFMPIVESLWMQAGPYVRAAAKLHSPLTDKAATLHHRGILEAIRAGDKTRVSNELTADISQVFAILEKADPEFWKTQSGAGL, translated from the coding sequence ATGAACATTCAGGCCAACACAGGAATGGACGAATCGGGATTGAACCGGCTGTCGCCTGTCGGGCGCGAAACGGTTCAGGACCGGATCTACCGGCAGCTTCGCGACGCTCTGATCCAGGGTCGCTTTGACGCCGGCGAAATATTCCTGGCCGGCGATGTCGCGCAGCGCATGTCGGTCAGTTCGATGCCGGTGCGCGAGGCTCTGGCCCGACTGGTGTCGGAGCGCGCGCTGGAAGCCATGGCAAACCGGCGGGTGCGGGTGCCCCTGCTGTCGCTGGAGCGCGCTCGCGATATCGCCCAGGCCAGAACGCTGATCGAGGGTGAGCTGGCCGCGCGTGCGATCGACAATCTGTCGGGCGCCGAGATCGACCGGCTGGAAGTACTGACCGAGGATTATGATCAGGCGCGGGAAGCCGAAGACATCACCCTGCTCAATCATGCCTTTCATTTTCATCTCTACGAGGCGGCCGGTTCGTCCGTGTTCATGCCGATCGTCGAAAGCTTGTGGATGCAGGCCGGCCCCTATGTGCGTGCGGCCGCGAAACTGCACAGCCCGCTCACCGACAAGGCGGCGACGCTGCATCATCGCGGCATTCTCGAGGCGATCCGGGCTGGCGACAAGACTCGGGTTTCGAACGAACTAACGGCCGATATCAGCCAGGTCTTCGCCATTCTTGAAAAAGCGGACCCGGAATTCTGGAAAACGCAAAGCGGAGCCGGGCTATGA
- a CDS encoding ABC transporter ATP-binding protein, giving the protein MTPPVQASILKARGLTKSFGGLRVVDDMSLDLGSTEILGIIGPNGAGKTTLFNLLAGAVPIDAGTIVLDGKDIGRARPEARIQSGLGRTFQIPRPFPRMTILENVMTAAQNQRGESLVSAVLAPRRVAAQERANAARARDILDFVSLSHLEDQPAAVLSGGQRKLLELARVMMAEPRAILLDEPAAGVNPALLDLIIDRIIAINRLGIAVLLIEHNMEMIARLCPRVIVMAAGKSLAEGAPSEITKRADVIDVYLEGMPA; this is encoded by the coding sequence ATGACCCCACCCGTTCAGGCTTCCATCCTCAAGGCACGCGGCCTTACCAAATCCTTTGGCGGCCTGCGCGTTGTCGATGACATGTCGCTCGATCTGGGCAGCACCGAAATCCTTGGTATCATCGGTCCGAACGGCGCCGGAAAGACCACGCTTTTCAATCTGCTGGCCGGTGCCGTTCCGATCGACGCCGGAACCATCGTGCTGGACGGCAAGGATATAGGCAGGGCCCGCCCGGAAGCCCGGATCCAGTCCGGTCTGGGACGCACATTCCAGATCCCGCGGCCCTTTCCACGCATGACAATCCTCGAAAATGTGATGACGGCGGCACAGAACCAGCGCGGCGAAAGCCTGGTCTCGGCCGTGCTCGCACCGCGCCGGGTCGCGGCTCAGGAGCGCGCAAATGCTGCCCGCGCCCGCGACATTCTCGACTTCGTTTCGCTCTCGCATCTTGAAGACCAGCCGGCGGCGGTGCTGTCCGGCGGACAGCGCAAACTGCTCGAACTCGCCCGCGTGATGATGGCCGAACCACGCGCAATCCTGCTTGACGAACCGGCCGCGGGAGTGAACCCCGCGCTACTCGACCTGATCATCGACCGGATCATCGCCATCAACAGGCTGGGCATCGCAGTCCTGCTGATCGAGCACAATATGGAAATGATCGCCCGGCTCTGCCCGCGCGTCATTGTCATGGCGGCCGGCAAGTCCCTGGCCGAGGGTGCGCCGTCCGAGATCACCAAACGCGCTGATGTGATTGATGTCTATCTTGAAGGAATGCCGGCATGA
- a CDS encoding choline/ethanolamine kinase family protein has translation MDDENEARLSHALATVSALDGHIGPVERLGGLTNLVFRVGDYCLRLPGKGTEEYINREHEAVAAREAAAAGVSPELIHADAATGIMVTRFIEGAKTMTPAAFAADPGSVRRAGEAFRQLHQSGAEFPFTFELFAMIDDYLGILSKKDVALPEGYHDVVARADAVRAALARQSLPSVACHCDPLCENFLDTGERIWIVDWEYSGMNDPMWDLGDLSVEGGFDAAQDRALMQAYSGGAPDPSDHARMVIYKAMCDLLWTLWGLIQLANDNPAEDFRAYADGRFDRCKTLMASPEFADSLKTLQTN, from the coding sequence ATGGACGACGAAAACGAAGCGCGGCTCTCGCATGCCCTGGCCACGGTCTCGGCGCTGGACGGCCATATCGGGCCGGTCGAGCGGCTTGGCGGGCTGACCAATCTGGTGTTTCGCGTCGGCGATTACTGTCTGCGGCTGCCAGGCAAGGGCACCGAGGAATATATCAACCGCGAACACGAGGCGGTGGCGGCGCGCGAGGCAGCAGCGGCCGGCGTCAGCCCCGAGCTGATCCATGCCGATGCGGCCACCGGCATCATGGTCACCCGCTTCATCGAGGGCGCCAAAACCATGACGCCAGCAGCCTTTGCCGCCGACCCCGGCTCGGTGCGGCGCGCCGGCGAAGCGTTCCGGCAATTGCACCAATCCGGTGCCGAGTTTCCGTTCACTTTCGAACTCTTTGCCATGATCGATGACTATCTGGGCATCCTGTCGAAAAAAGATGTGGCGCTTCCGGAAGGCTACCACGATGTGGTTGCCCGGGCCGACGCCGTCCGCGCCGCCCTTGCCCGGCAGTCCCTGCCATCGGTGGCGTGCCATTGCGATCCGCTATGCGAAAATTTCCTCGACACCGGCGAACGGATCTGGATCGTCGACTGGGAATATTCCGGCATGAACGATCCGATGTGGGATCTTGGCGATCTTTCGGTCGAAGGCGGTTTCGACGCGGCCCAGGACCGGGCCCTGATGCAAGCCTATTCCGGAGGCGCGCCGGATCCCTCCGATCACGCCCGCATGGTCATCTACAAGGCAATGTGCGATCTTTTGTGGACCCTGTGGGGGCTAATCCAGCTCGCCAACGACAATCCGGCAGAAGATTTCCGCGCCTATGCCGATGGCCGTTTCGACCGCTGCAAAACGCTCATGGCCAGCCCCGAATTCGCCGACAGCCTGAAAACACTGCAAACCAACTGA
- a CDS encoding ABC transporter ATP-binding protein, with protein MTALSVQGLHAGYDRDLPIVKGVSFSVPKGEAVCILGPNGAGKSTMIKAIAGQVACFGGHVRLGETDITGLPSHELVRNGMGFVPQTENIFTSLTIFENLQIAAQLLPRADRAARIDAMLDMFPDLGARPRELAGALSGGQRQMLAAARALLTEPQVLMLDEPSAGLSPKLVGQVFDTLRRISDSGVTLVLVEQNVRAALSLTSRALVLVDGELAHDGSTEALHDGSLLGELFLGHRAAEANA; from the coding sequence ATGACCGCGCTTTCGGTGCAGGGTCTGCACGCCGGTTACGACCGTGATCTCCCCATTGTCAAAGGTGTCAGTTTCAGCGTTCCCAAGGGCGAGGCCGTGTGCATTCTCGGCCCCAACGGCGCCGGAAAATCAACCATGATCAAGGCCATTGCCGGGCAGGTCGCCTGTTTCGGCGGGCATGTCCGGCTCGGCGAAACCGACATCACCGGCCTGCCCTCCCATGAACTGGTTCGCAACGGCATGGGCTTCGTGCCGCAGACCGAAAACATCTTCACCAGCCTGACCATATTCGAGAACCTGCAGATTGCGGCGCAATTGTTGCCGCGTGCCGATCGGGCGGCGAGGATCGACGCCATGCTCGACATGTTCCCCGATCTTGGCGCCCGCCCGCGCGAGCTCGCCGGCGCGCTTTCCGGCGGGCAGCGCCAAATGCTGGCGGCAGCCCGCGCATTGCTGACCGAACCGCAGGTGCTGATGCTGGACGAGCCCTCGGCCGGCCTGTCACCCAAGCTGGTCGGGCAGGTTTTCGACACCCTGCGGCGCATTTCCGACTCCGGCGTGACGCTGGTGCTGGTGGAACAGAATGTCCGCGCGGCCCTGTCGCTGACCTCCCGTGCCCTTGTGCTTGTCGACGGCGAACTGGCCCATGACGGGTCGACCGAAGCGCTTCACGACGGCAGCCTGCTGGGTGAATTGTTTCTCGGCCACCGCGCTGCGGAGGCAAACGCATGA
- a CDS encoding DUF4440 domain-containing protein, translating to MDLIARAQAEVVNRHHFFVEWFTGRAGEAEMEISARAFAPDMLMIEPDGKIIRADEIVGMITSARGKRPADFEIRVDMVSARQIGNDIALVTYDEHQVIDGQKTARRTSAVFSADPEAPEGVVWRQLQETWITP from the coding sequence ATGGACCTGATCGCGCGTGCACAGGCTGAAGTCGTCAACAGGCATCATTTCTTCGTGGAATGGTTCACCGGACGTGCCGGCGAAGCAGAGATGGAGATCTCGGCGCGGGCCTTTGCGCCTGACATGCTGATGATCGAGCCGGATGGCAAGATCATCCGCGCAGACGAGATCGTCGGCATGATCACGAGTGCGCGTGGCAAGCGCCCAGCAGATTTCGAAATCAGGGTGGACATGGTCTCGGCGCGCCAGATCGGCAATGATATCGCGCTGGTGACCTATGACGAGCATCAGGTGATCGACGGCCAGAAGACCGCTCGCCGCACATCTGCCGTGTTCAGTGCTGACCCGGAGGCGCCTGAGGGGGTGGTCTGGCGGCAGCTTCAGGAAACCTGGATTACCCCATAA
- a CDS encoding type 1 glutamine amidotransferase, with product MRILIIQHSDKEHAGGFRPLFARDGHEISACVAPDEIGDVDLDGFDGLWVLGGPMQVWQAEELPWLAREVEVIRDAVLVRKLPFFGICLGHQLLAQVLGGSVAPAERSEVGLMHVQTSGEPAMFSGLPGRLPCFQWHSAEVSHLPHGAGILARSAHCAVQAMSWGPTVSSVQFHAEIDTATLADWYEIEGCEDMLRQEIGNLADHVFDTLAAAEADLGRIRASLYRHFLAGFAP from the coding sequence ATGCGGATCCTTATCATTCAGCATTCGGACAAGGAGCATGCCGGTGGCTTTCGGCCGCTTTTTGCCCGCGACGGCCACGAGATCTCTGCCTGCGTCGCCCCCGATGAAATCGGCGATGTCGACCTTGATGGATTCGACGGTCTCTGGGTCCTTGGTGGCCCGATGCAGGTGTGGCAGGCGGAGGAATTGCCCTGGCTCGCGCGTGAGGTCGAGGTGATCCGTGACGCGGTGCTGGTTCGAAAGTTGCCCTTCTTCGGTATCTGCCTCGGCCATCAACTGCTGGCGCAAGTGCTGGGCGGCAGCGTGGCCCCGGCAGAACGATCAGAGGTTGGCCTGATGCATGTGCAGACATCCGGCGAGCCCGCCATGTTCAGCGGCCTGCCCGGACGATTGCCCTGTTTTCAGTGGCACAGCGCCGAAGTCAGTCACCTTCCGCACGGCGCTGGCATTCTTGCCAGATCCGCGCATTGCGCTGTCCAGGCCATGAGCTGGGGACCAACCGTCAGTTCGGTTCAGTTCCACGCCGAAATCGACACGGCCACACTTGCCGACTGGTATGAAATCGAAGGCTGCGAGGACATGCTGCGCCAGGAAATAGGCAATTTGGCCGATCATGTTTTTGACACTCTTGCCGCTGCCGAGGCCGATCTCGGCCGCATCAGGGCCAGCCTCTACCGGCATTTTCTCGCCGGTTTCGCGCCCTAG
- a CDS encoding class I SAM-dependent DNA methyltransferase produces MSDQDKTARLGQVYSAQKPDELARVYNAWAETYDADMSAIGYRHPAIGLAMLARHVEKGAAPLLDAGAGTGLIGEWLAITGYPEAEALDISEGMLKVAARKGVYSALHQAPLGGELPFPSDRFAAIISTGVFTAGHVGVEGLDDLIRICRPGGVIVLTIKDLMWGSAFAAYVAGFEARNMLKLIDDTGPYISMPGEAGTEPSRCVALKVL; encoded by the coding sequence ATGAGCGACCAGGACAAGACGGCACGGCTGGGGCAGGTCTATTCGGCACAGAAGCCCGATGAGCTGGCCAGGGTCTACAATGCCTGGGCGGAAACCTATGATGCCGACATGTCGGCAATCGGTTACCGGCACCCGGCCATCGGACTGGCAATGCTTGCCCGTCACGTTGAAAAGGGGGCGGCACCGCTGCTCGATGCCGGCGCAGGCACCGGCCTGATCGGCGAATGGCTGGCAATCACGGGCTACCCGGAGGCCGAAGCGCTCGACATCTCGGAAGGCATGCTGAAGGTGGCCGCGCGCAAGGGGGTCTATTCGGCCCTGCATCAGGCGCCGCTGGGGGGCGAACTGCCATTTCCGAGCGACCGCTTCGCCGCGATCATTTCCACCGGGGTGTTCACCGCAGGCCATGTCGGCGTAGAGGGACTCGACGATCTGATCCGGATCTGCCGGCCCGGCGGCGTCATCGTGCTGACCATCAAGGACCTGATGTGGGGCAGCGCCTTTGCCGCTTATGTCGCGGGTTTCGAGGCCAGAAACATGCTCAAGCTGATCGACGACACCGGTCCCTATATTTCAATGCCGGGTGAAGCGGGCACCGAACCGAGCCGATGTGTTGCACTGAAGGTACTATAA
- a CDS encoding aldo/keto reductase — MQMFELAPDHRISRVIKGGWQLAGGHGEIDRQSVIEDMIAFADAGITTFDCADIYTGVEALIGAFRKEYGNLRGAEALSRIKVHTKFVPDLGKLSSISRADVAEGIETSLSRLGMEQLNLVQFHWWDYEIDRQVEVATWLAELRDEGKIANIGGTNFDTEQMLRIVEAGVPLVSMQVQYSLIDDRPSRKMVQAAKAHGINLLCYGSVGGGLFSERSLGAPEPQAPFENRSVTKYKLIVDEFGGWALFQDLLKALSAVAQRHGSDIASIASRMVLERPGVAAVIVGARNRNHLARNLAIPDIALTAEDFAEINEVLARANSVPGDVYTLERDRSGKHGSVMKYNLNKEGH; from the coding sequence ATGCAAATGTTTGAACTGGCGCCGGATCACCGGATCTCCCGGGTGATCAAGGGTGGCTGGCAACTGGCCGGCGGCCATGGCGAGATCGACCGGCAATCGGTGATCGAGGACATGATTGCCTTTGCCGATGCCGGCATCACCACATTTGACTGCGCCGACATCTACACCGGTGTCGAGGCGCTGATCGGCGCATTCCGGAAGGAATATGGGAATCTGCGCGGCGCCGAAGCGCTGAGCCGGATCAAGGTGCACACGAAATTCGTGCCGGATCTCGGCAAGCTTTCCAGCATCAGCAGGGCGGATGTGGCCGAGGGCATCGAGACCTCGCTTTCACGGCTGGGCATGGAACAGCTCAACCTGGTCCAGTTCCACTGGTGGGATTACGAGATCGACCGCCAGGTCGAGGTTGCCACCTGGCTTGCCGAGCTGCGCGACGAAGGCAAGATCGCCAATATCGGCGGCACCAATTTCGACACCGAGCAGATGCTGCGCATCGTCGAGGCCGGGGTGCCGCTGGTGTCCATGCAGGTGCAGTACTCGCTGATTGATGACCGGCCGTCGCGCAAGATGGTGCAGGCGGCCAAGGCGCATGGCATCAATCTTCTGTGCTACGGGTCCGTAGGCGGCGGGCTGTTTTCCGAGCGGTCCCTCGGTGCGCCCGAGCCGCAGGCGCCTTTCGAAAACCGCTCCGTGACCAAGTACAAGCTGATCGTCGACGAATTCGGCGGCTGGGCGTTGTTTCAGGACCTGCTCAAGGCGCTTTCGGCCGTCGCTCAGCGCCATGGCAGCGATATTGCCTCGATTGCCAGCCGGATGGTCCTCGAGCGTCCGGGCGTGGCGGCGGTGATCGTCGGGGCGCGCAACCGCAATCACCTTGCCCGCAATCTGGCCATTCCCGACATTGCCCTGACCGCGGAGGATTTTGCCGAGATCAATGAAGTGCTGGCGCGCGCCAATTCGGTGCCGGGCGACGTTTATACGCTGGAGCGCGACCGCAGCGGCAAGCATGGCTCGGTGATGAAATACAATCTCAACAAAGAGGGGCATTGA
- a CDS encoding ABC transporter substrate-binding protein — MAMLCASALSSQACDITIGMVMELTGPAGAYGQAGAKSVEMAFRDINEAGGVLGCDLVTDTRDSQSQGNVAVDQATQLVNIKQVPVVIGGIISSVSIPILTSVTAAAGVVQVSPASSSPTLTQLSRDGKTGGYFFRTITSDALQGIAAAKYAMDSGLTKLAIIHVNNDFGLNLMREFTASYEALGGEITSATPYNENQPNYSAEVTAAMEGSPDALYLISYPVDGATVARAWISQGGPQKFLLNDGMNSTDFIEAVGADYLEGAYGTSSGTTETDSTKYFYANYEAFSDGIAPSAPAADRSYDAGAIVGLAVAKAGKAEADAIRDAIRSVVDPEGEVIYAGPDEFKKALALINDGKAINYQGVIGNVSFDQYGDISGPFRLWQIKGGEVVTNGQMTAADVAEVKASMK; from the coding sequence ATGGCCATGCTCTGCGCATCGGCATTGAGTTCACAAGCCTGCGACATCACCATCGGCATGGTGATGGAACTGACCGGACCGGCCGGCGCCTATGGTCAGGCCGGGGCAAAATCCGTGGAAATGGCATTTCGCGACATCAATGAAGCCGGCGGCGTGCTCGGCTGCGATCTGGTGACCGACACCCGTGACAGCCAGAGCCAGGGCAATGTGGCGGTCGACCAGGCGACGCAGCTGGTCAACATCAAGCAGGTTCCGGTCGTGATCGGGGGCATCATCTCCTCGGTGTCGATCCCGATCCTGACCTCGGTGACGGCCGCGGCCGGCGTCGTGCAGGTTTCGCCGGCGTCCTCGAGCCCGACGCTGACGCAGCTCAGCCGTGACGGCAAGACCGGCGGCTATTTCTTCCGCACCATCACCTCGGATGCGTTGCAGGGCATCGCCGCCGCAAAATACGCGATGGATTCGGGCCTGACCAAGCTCGCCATCATCCATGTGAACAATGATTTCGGCCTCAATTTGATGCGCGAGTTCACCGCTTCCTATGAGGCGCTCGGCGGCGAGATCACCTCGGCGACGCCTTATAACGAGAACCAGCCCAACTACAGCGCCGAAGTGACCGCTGCCATGGAAGGCAGCCCCGACGCGCTGTATCTGATCAGCTATCCCGTCGACGGCGCCACCGTGGCGCGGGCCTGGATCAGCCAGGGCGGACCGCAGAAATTTCTGCTCAATGACGGCATGAATTCGACAGATTTCATCGAGGCCGTCGGCGCGGATTATCTCGAGGGCGCCTATGGCACCTCGTCGGGCACCACCGAGACCGATTCAACCAAATATTTCTATGCCAATTACGAAGCCTTCTCCGACGGTATTGCGCCATCGGCGCCGGCAGCCGACCGGTCCTATGATGCGGGCGCGATCGTCGGACTGGCCGTGGCCAAGGCCGGCAAGGCGGAAGCCGACGCCATCCGCGACGCCATCCGTTCGGTGGTCGATCCGGAAGGTGAAGTGATCTATGCCGGACCGGACGAGTTCAAGAAGGCGCTGGCCCTGATCAATGACGGCAAGGCGATCAACTATCAGGGCGTGATCGGCAATGTGTCGTTTGACCAGTATGGCGACATTTCCGGCCCGTTCCGGCTGTGGCAGATCAAGGGTGGCGAGGTCGTCACCAATGGCCAGATGACTGCCGCGGACGTGGCCGAGGTCAAGGCCTCGATGAAATAG